A genome region from Flavobacterium sp. CFS9 includes the following:
- a CDS encoding efflux RND transporter permease subunit, which produces MNLIRFALRKPISILVLVAGLFFFGIGAIRDIKVDILPKMNLPVIYIAHPFGGYTPDQMEAYFAKNYVNVLPFSNGIKSVETKNIQGLMIMKLTYYEGTNMAQAAAELSALSNRIQAVFPPGTQPPFIIRFDASSLPIGQLVLSSKIRSNNELQDLANVYVRASFTSIPGLLSPAPFGGSPRTIEINVDPDLLRSHNMTPDQIVEAIRLNNQTAPSGNVRMGDKNYITPTNNTIKEVKDFEQIPLFKGGVQNLKLGDVANVKDGADITAGYALVNGKRSVYISIAKAGDASTWDVVQKLKKELPKIQSTLPEDVNLSYEFDQSVYVINSVKSLITEGIIGAVLTGLMVMLFLGDRRAALIVIMTIPISIISGVLFLKLFGQTINLMSLSGLALAIGILVDESTVTIENIHQHLDMGKPKALAIWDACQEIALPKLLILLCILAVFAPAFTMVGIPGALFLPLALAIGFSMVISFLLSQTFVPVMANWMMKGHEKHPHGPEITDDEAEFNDCGLTPESEQNLITQKKEMVEREDFNNDGKLSGFEKFRNRFMRTLDRLFVHKKVTSIVYLVAATVLAIVLIGFIGKDVFPKTNSSQFQLRMRAVDGTRLERTEEQARIVLKELEKMVGKEHIGISSVYVGQHPSLFSINPIYLFMAGSHEAVFQVSLKEYHVDMDEFKDELRARLKKVLPDTKLSFEPIELTDKVLSQGSPTPIEIRIAGKDKKRNELYATQIVDKLKAISYFRDVQIGQPIHYPAMNINIDRTRAAELGVDMNDISRSLIASTSSSRYTEKNNWVDEKAGLSYSVQVQVPLNKMKSKTDIGEIPVLKNSLRPVLSDVAKITPGFVSGENDNLGAMPYITVTANINQTDLGTATKDVASTISSLGELPRGLFITPIGLSTVLSETLSSLQTGLLVAVFVIFLMLAANFQSFKVSLVILTTVPAVVLGALLMLTLTGSTLNLQSYMGIIMSVGVSIANAVLLVTNAEQLRKINGNALESAREAAALRLRPIIMTSVAMIAGMLPMAIGHGEGGDQVSPLGRAVIGGLLFSTFAVLLILPQIFAWAQEKTSTQSVSLDPEDEESIHYISSLNKSKVRKS; this is translated from the coding sequence ATGAATTTAATACGTTTTGCACTCCGCAAGCCCATCTCCATTCTCGTATTGGTTGCGGGTCTCTTTTTCTTCGGAATTGGTGCCATCAGAGACATTAAGGTCGATATTTTACCGAAAATGAATTTGCCGGTTATCTATATTGCGCATCCGTTTGGAGGTTATACGCCTGACCAGATGGAAGCTTATTTTGCCAAAAATTACGTCAACGTTTTACCTTTTTCGAATGGTATCAAATCGGTAGAAACCAAAAATATTCAAGGGTTAATGATTATGAAATTAACCTATTATGAAGGAACCAATATGGCGCAGGCCGCTGCCGAATTGAGCGCACTGTCCAACAGAATCCAGGCGGTTTTTCCTCCGGGAACACAACCTCCTTTTATCATACGTTTTGATGCTTCATCATTGCCAATCGGGCAATTGGTTTTGAGTTCAAAAATCAGATCGAATAACGAATTACAGGATTTAGCCAACGTGTATGTCCGAGCTTCTTTTACTTCAATTCCCGGTTTATTGTCTCCGGCTCCTTTTGGCGGAAGCCCGAGAACAATCGAAATTAACGTAGATCCGGATCTGTTACGTTCACACAATATGACACCCGATCAAATTGTTGAAGCGATTCGTTTGAACAATCAGACGGCCCCTTCCGGAAACGTGAGAATGGGCGACAAAAATTATATTACCCCTACCAATAATACCATTAAAGAAGTTAAAGATTTTGAGCAGATTCCGTTATTCAAAGGCGGTGTTCAGAACTTAAAATTAGGCGATGTGGCCAACGTAAAAGACGGTGCCGATATCACAGCGGGTTACGCTTTGGTAAACGGAAAACGTTCGGTTTATATCAGTATTGCAAAAGCGGGAGATGCTTCGACCTGGGATGTGGTTCAGAAACTGAAAAAAGAACTTCCTAAAATTCAGAGTACACTTCCCGAAGATGTTAATTTATCGTACGAATTTGACCAGTCGGTTTATGTAATCAACTCCGTTAAAAGTTTGATTACCGAAGGAATTATCGGCGCGGTTTTAACCGGATTGATGGTAATGCTTTTCCTGGGCGACCGTCGTGCTGCTTTAATCGTTATTATGACCATTCCAATTTCGATTATTTCCGGAGTTTTATTCCTGAAATTATTCGGACAAACGATTAACTTAATGTCTTTGAGCGGATTGGCGCTTGCCATTGGAATTTTAGTAGACGAAAGTACCGTGACCATCGAAAACATTCACCAGCATCTCGACATGGGAAAACCCAAGGCACTCGCCATTTGGGATGCCTGTCAGGAAATTGCTTTGCCTAAATTACTGATCTTACTGTGTATACTAGCTGTATTTGCGCCGGCATTTACCATGGTGGGTATTCCCGGAGCCTTGTTTCTTCCTTTGGCTTTAGCGATTGGTTTCTCTATGGTTATTTCGTTTTTATTGTCTCAAACCTTTGTGCCGGTAATGGCGAACTGGATGATGAAAGGACACGAAAAGCATCCACATGGCCCTGAAATTACCGACGACGAAGCCGAATTTAATGACTGCGGTTTAACTCCCGAATCTGAACAAAATCTGATCACTCAGAAAAAGGAAATGGTCGAAAGAGAAGATTTTAACAACGACGGAAAACTGAGCGGTTTCGAAAAATTCAGAAATCGTTTCATGCGAACTTTGGACCGATTGTTTGTCCATAAAAAAGTAACCTCAATTGTTTATTTAGTTGCAGCTACTGTTTTGGCCATTGTTTTAATTGGCTTTATCGGAAAAGATGTTTTTCCAAAAACAAATTCAAGTCAGTTTCAGTTACGAATGCGTGCGGTTGACGGAACACGATTGGAAAGAACCGAAGAACAAGCCCGAATTGTACTAAAAGAATTAGAAAAAATGGTCGGTAAAGAGCATATCGGAATTTCTTCTGTTTATGTGGGGCAGCACCCTTCACTGTTCTCGATCAACCCGATTTATCTTTTTATGGCGGGTTCTCATGAAGCTGTGTTTCAGGTAAGTTTAAAAGAGTATCATGTGGATATGGATGAGTTTAAAGATGAGTTACGAGCAAGACTGAAAAAAGTTTTACCGGACACTAAACTTTCTTTTGAACCTATCGAATTGACCGACAAAGTGTTGAGCCAGGGTTCTCCTACTCCAATTGAAATTCGAATTGCCGGAAAAGACAAAAAACGAAATGAGTTATATGCCACTCAGATTGTTGACAAGTTAAAAGCAATCTCTTATTTCAGAGACGTACAAATTGGTCAGCCGATACATTATCCGGCCATGAACATTAATATCGACAGAACACGTGCAGCCGAATTGGGTGTTGATATGAATGATATTTCGCGTTCACTTATCGCATCGACTTCATCGTCACGTTATACCGAGAAAAACAACTGGGTCGACGAAAAAGCAGGATTATCCTATTCTGTACAAGTTCAGGTTCCGTTGAATAAAATGAAAAGCAAAACCGATATTGGAGAAATTCCGGTATTGAAAAACTCGCTTCGTCCCGTTTTAAGTGACGTTGCCAAAATTACACCCGGCTTTGTAAGTGGTGAAAATGACAATTTAGGGGCCATGCCATACATTACCGTTACGGCCAACATCAACCAGACTGATTTGGGGACGGCCACAAAAGATGTTGCATCGACCATTAGTTCATTAGGCGAATTGCCTCGTGGTTTATTTATTACTCCAATTGGACTAAGTACGGTATTGAGCGAAACATTAAGCAGTTTACAGACCGGTTTATTGGTTGCCGTTTTTGTAATCTTCTTAATGTTGGCCGCTAATTTTCAGTCGTTCAAAGTTTCGCTGGTAATCTTAACCACAGTTCCGGCGGTTGTTTTAGGTGCTTTATTAATGTTGACTCTAACAGGTTCAACGCTTAATTTACAATCCTATATGGGAATCATCATGTCTGTCGGAGTTTCTATAGCCAATGCCGTTTTATTGGTGACCAATGCCGAACAGCTTCGAAAAATAAACGGTAATGCCTTAGAATCTGCGAGAGAAGCCGCTGCATTACGTCTTCGTCCGATTATCATGACTTCTGTTGCAATGATTGCGGGAATGCTCCCAATGGCGATTGGTCACGGCGAAGGAGGCGATCAGGTTTCTCCGTTAGGAAGAGCGGTTATCGGCGGATTATTATTTTCTACTTTTGCCGTATTGTTGATCCTTCCGCAGATATTTGCATGGGCACAGGAAAAAACATCAACACAATCAGTTTCCCTAGATCCTGAAGACGAAGAAAGTATCCATTATATCTCATCCTTAAATAAGTCTAAAGTTAGAAAGTCATAA
- a CDS encoding efflux RND transporter periplasmic adaptor subunit, which yields MKNNIIKSTAILFTALVVLSCEKKKEEAPKAEIEPKVETFLLAKEKLTTELRLPAELTGFQQVDLYAKVSSFVKLLKVDIGSKVKKGQLLIVLEAPEISSQLAAAESRLKSMEAIYATSKSTYNRLYETSKVEGTISKNDLEMASGKKNSDYAQYQAAIAAHKEISIMRGYLEIRAPFDGVVAARNVNLGTFVGPAGKGSDLPLLTIQQQDKLRLAVSVPELYTGYLHNGDEMSFNVKSLPDTFTAKITRMSGALDLKLRSERVEMDVHNTQTNLLPGMVAEVLLPLNAKDSTFVIPKSALVNSAEGLFVIKVLNHKATRIDVKKGREIDDKVEVFGDLNLKDKLIKIASEETKDGDVINE from the coding sequence ATGAAAAATAACATTATAAAATCTACAGCGATACTATTTACAGCTTTAGTTGTACTAAGCTGTGAAAAGAAAAAAGAAGAAGCGCCTAAAGCGGAAATCGAACCTAAAGTCGAAACTTTCCTTTTGGCCAAAGAAAAACTGACTACAGAATTGCGTTTACCGGCAGAATTAACCGGTTTTCAACAAGTCGATTTGTATGCCAAAGTAAGCAGTTTTGTAAAGCTGCTGAAAGTAGATATTGGTTCGAAAGTAAAAAAAGGACAATTGTTAATTGTTTTGGAAGCACCGGAGATCAGTTCGCAATTGGCTGCTGCCGAATCGAGATTAAAATCGATGGAAGCCATATACGCTACCAGCAAAAGTACCTACAACCGTTTGTACGAAACGAGCAAGGTTGAAGGAACCATTTCTAAAAATGACTTAGAAATGGCAAGCGGAAAGAAAAATTCCGACTACGCGCAATATCAGGCAGCCATCGCGGCACACAAAGAAATCTCGATCATGAGAGGGTACTTAGAAATCCGCGCACCATTTGACGGAGTGGTAGCCGCCAGAAACGTCAATTTAGGAACCTTTGTAGGTCCCGCAGGAAAAGGTTCAGACTTGCCTTTATTGACCATTCAGCAACAGGACAAATTGCGTTTGGCTGTTTCGGTACCGGAATTGTACACGGGATATTTACACAATGGCGACGAAATGAGTTTTAATGTAAAATCGCTTCCGGACACTTTTACCGCTAAAATTACCAGAATGTCCGGCGCTTTAGATTTAAAACTACGTTCTGAAAGAGTCGAAATGGACGTTCACAACACCCAAACCAATCTATTACCCGGAATGGTAGCCGAGGTTTTGTTACCGCTTAACGCCAAAGACAGCACGTTTGTCATTCCGAAATCGGCATTGGTAAATTCAGCTGAAGGTTTGTTTGTCATCAAAGTCCTGAACCACAAAGCCACCCGCATTGACGTTAAAAAAGGAAGAGAAATCGACGACAAAGTGGAAGTTTTCGGAGATTTAAACCTAAAAGATAAACTAATAAAAATTGCCAGCGAAGAAACTAAAGATGGCGATGTTATAAATGAATAG
- a CDS encoding TolC family protein, whose amino-acid sequence MYFKKITLLVFLIFACGSYAQTLSLKEAIKTGLENYGSIKAKNNYTNASRESLKQSKRDYLPNLNLSAQQDYGTVNGQNGPLYGFGGLGVASSGLPLPEQNWNSAFGALYLVNMNWDFFTFGKTQEKINLSKIDVQAKEKDLKQEKFQQEIKISAAYLNLLASQRLLISQQKNLDRAQVFKKTAVARVKNGLLAGVDSTLATAEVSKAKIALNLAKNFVKEQNNKLVDLMGVAPQDFVADSLFVTQIPKELIKENTATDSLHPLLQLYKTKIDYSNQQVKLYKRFYYPTMTAFGVLQTRASGFDSSYATNQHAFTRNYWDGVNPDRTNYLVGIGITWNLTTPFRSNKQVTAQKFISQGLQEEYNQADRDLKSQLNFAEDKIKITLENYAEAPIQVEAAKRAYLQKSTLYKNGLTDLTDLTQTMYVLNRAEIDRDIVNNNVWQSYLLKVAATGNFDLFINEF is encoded by the coding sequence ATGTACTTCAAAAAAATTACTTTATTAGTTTTCTTGATTTTTGCCTGTGGTAGTTATGCTCAAACCCTGTCTTTAAAAGAAGCCATAAAAACAGGTTTGGAAAACTACGGTTCCATCAAGGCAAAAAACAATTACACCAACGCATCACGCGAAAGTCTTAAGCAGTCTAAACGTGATTACCTGCCCAACCTAAACTTATCGGCGCAACAGGATTACGGAACTGTAAACGGTCAGAATGGGCCTCTTTATGGCTTTGGGGGTCTTGGAGTAGCTTCGTCCGGGCTTCCTTTACCGGAACAAAACTGGAATTCGGCATTTGGCGCACTTTATCTGGTCAACATGAACTGGGATTTTTTCACTTTCGGAAAAACACAGGAAAAAATCAATTTATCTAAAATTGATGTTCAGGCTAAAGAAAAGGATCTGAAACAGGAAAAATTCCAACAGGAAATCAAAATTTCTGCCGCTTATCTGAATCTACTGGCCAGTCAGAGATTGTTGATTTCACAGCAAAAAAATCTGGATCGCGCTCAGGTTTTCAAAAAAACTGCCGTAGCAAGAGTGAAGAACGGATTACTAGCCGGAGTTGATTCTACTTTAGCCACTGCCGAAGTATCAAAAGCTAAAATTGCACTGAATCTGGCCAAAAACTTTGTCAAAGAACAAAACAACAAACTGGTCGATCTCATGGGCGTTGCTCCTCAGGATTTTGTAGCCGATTCCCTTTTTGTCACTCAGATTCCAAAAGAACTCATTAAAGAAAATACTGCCACAGACAGCCTTCATCCTTTATTGCAGTTGTATAAAACAAAAATCGATTACAGCAATCAGCAGGTCAAATTGTACAAAAGATTCTATTATCCAACCATGACGGCTTTTGGTGTTTTGCAAACCAGAGCGTCGGGATTTGATTCGTCTTATGCCACCAATCAGCATGCCTTTACCCGAAATTACTGGGACGGTGTCAATCCGGATCGTACCAATTATTTAGTTGGAATTGGAATTACGTGGAATTTAACGACTCCTTTCCGCTCCAACAAGCAAGTCACTGCTCAGAAATTTATTTCGCAGGGACTACAGGAAGAATACAACCAAGCCGATCGTGACCTGAAATCACAGTTGAATTTTGCTGAAGATAAAATCAAAATCACTTTAGAAAATTATGCCGAAGCACCGATTCAGGTGGAAGCTGCCAAAAGAGCCTATCTTCAAAAATCGACTTTATACAAAAACGGTTTAACCGATCTGACTGATTTAACGCAGACGATGTACGTTTTAAATCGTGCCGAAATCGATCGTGATATTGTCAATAATAATGTGTGGCAGTCGTACTTACTGAAAGTCGCTGCAACAGGAAATTTTGACCTATTTATAAATGAATTTTAA